One Elusimicrobiota bacterium genomic region harbors:
- the pflB gene encoding formate C-acetyltransferase has translation MNTNAWRGFNSGVWQKSIDVRDFIQKNYKPYTGNESFLSEPTSRTLRLNDKIQKLIAKEKANGGVLGIDTQTVSSLLTYKPGYIDKKHEIIVGIQTSKPLVRAVNPFGGIRTVRAACKAYGYKLNKKIEEYFSYRTTHNDGVYRAYSEEMKKARKSGIITGLPDAYGRGRLIGDYRRVSLYGVDYLIKQKEIDKQKISGLNMSEENIKLIEELYRQISFLHKLKEMAKLYGFDISKPAVNSREAVQWLYFAYLGAIKEQNGAAMSLGRVSSFLDIYFERDLYEKTITETGIQEMLDDFVIKLRVARHLRTPEYNELFAGDPLWITESIGGMSMSGKSLVTKTSFRMLHTLNNLGPSAEPNLTVLWSDKLPVKFKNYCAGISIETNSIQYENDDLMRSIYGDDYGISCCVSAMKIGKQMQFFGARCNLPKVLLMAINGGKDEVTGEQVGPVTDIFKGSYLDYKWVMKRYSFYREWLCRLYVNTMNVIHSMHDKYAYEKIQMALHETNVERFMAFGIAGLSVTVDSLSAIKYAKVKPIKNKRGLVVDFEIKGNFPKFGNDDNRVDVIASQLVSEFMKSLKKTPAYRNSKHTLSILTITSNIVYGKITGSTPDGRKKGEPFAPGANPMHNRDIMGALASLNSVAKIPYSCCRDGISNTFSIIPDILGKSLREQIPNLVDVINGYFLTDGHHLNVNVLNKEQLLDAMANPHKYPNLTIRVSGYAVNFNKLNKEQQKEVIERTFHKSICEGKFTQLKH, from the coding sequence ATGAATACTAATGCGTGGAGAGGTTTTAATAGCGGTGTCTGGCAAAAATCAATTGATGTCCGGGATTTTATTCAAAAAAATTATAAACCTTATACGGGTAATGAATCTTTTCTTTCCGAACCGACTTCAAGAACGCTAAGGTTAAACGATAAAATTCAAAAACTTATTGCAAAAGAGAAAGCCAATGGCGGTGTGCTTGGAATAGATACCCAGACAGTATCATCGTTGCTCACATACAAACCCGGATATATAGATAAAAAACACGAGATAATCGTTGGCATTCAAACATCAAAACCTCTTGTTAGAGCGGTAAACCCTTTTGGCGGTATAAGAACTGTCCGGGCTGCATGCAAAGCATACGGATATAAACTCAATAAAAAAATCGAAGAATATTTTTCATACAGGACAACCCATAACGACGGCGTCTACAGGGCGTATAGCGAAGAGATGAAAAAAGCCCGCAAGTCGGGAATAATAACAGGTCTTCCTGACGCTTACGGGAGAGGCAGATTGATAGGCGACTACAGGAGGGTTTCTCTTTACGGGGTTGATTATCTGATAAAACAGAAAGAGATAGATAAACAGAAAATAAGCGGATTAAATATGAGTGAAGAAAATATAAAATTGATAGAAGAACTTTATAGACAGATTAGTTTCCTTCACAAATTGAAAGAGATGGCAAAATTGTACGGTTTTGATATTTCCAAACCTGCTGTTAATTCAAGAGAAGCTGTTCAGTGGCTGTACTTCGCATATCTGGGTGCCATAAAAGAACAAAATGGCGCAGCTATGTCTCTCGGCAGGGTCAGTTCTTTTCTTGATATATATTTTGAAAGAGATCTTTATGAAAAAACTATTACTGAAACTGGCATACAGGAAATGCTGGATGATTTTGTAATTAAATTAAGGGTAGCAAGGCATCTGCGCACCCCGGAATATAACGAACTTTTTGCAGGTGACCCTCTCTGGATAACCGAATCAATCGGGGGCATGAGCATGTCAGGAAAGTCGCTTGTAACAAAAACATCTTTCAGGATGCTGCACACTCTTAATAATCTTGGTCCGTCTGCAGAACCTAATCTTACCGTATTGTGGTCGGACAAACTCCCCGTGAAATTTAAAAACTACTGTGCCGGGATTTCAATAGAAACTAATTCCATACAATATGAAAACGATGACTTGATGCGGTCTATTTACGGTGATGATTACGGAATTTCCTGCTGTGTTTCCGCAATGAAGATAGGAAAACAGATGCAGTTTTTCGGGGCGAGGTGCAACCTTCCTAAAGTTCTGCTTATGGCGATTAACGGCGGAAAAGATGAAGTTACTGGTGAACAGGTTGGTCCCGTGACGGATATTTTTAAAGGTTCATATCTTGATTATAAATGGGTAATGAAGCGTTACTCTTTCTATAGGGAGTGGCTATGCCGTCTTTATGTTAATACTATGAACGTAATCCATTCCATGCATGACAAATACGCGTATGAAAAAATCCAGATGGCTCTTCATGAAACAAATGTTGAAAGGTTTATGGCATTTGGTATTGCAGGCTTATCAGTTACCGTGGATTCGTTAAGCGCCATAAAATATGCAAAAGTCAAACCTATAAAAAATAAACGCGGGCTGGTAGTAGATTTTGAAATAAAAGGAAATTTCCCGAAGTTCGGCAACGATGATAATAGGGTTGATGTTATTGCAAGCCAACTCGTATCGGAATTTATGAAAAGTCTTAAAAAAACTCCTGCATACAGGAATTCAAAACATACTTTATCAATTTTGACTATCACTTCAAACATAGTATACGGCAAAATAACCGGTTCTACTCCTGACGGAAGAAAAAAAGGAGAACCCTTTGCGCCCGGAGCGAATCCCATGCATAACCGCGATATAATGGGTGCACTTGCGTCACTAAATTCAGTAGCAAAAATCCCTTATTCCTGCTGTCGCGACGGTATCTCGAACACATTCTCAATAATACCTGACATATTAGGGAAATCTTTGCGGGAGCAGATTCCCAATCTCGTGGACGTGATAAACGGCTATTTTCTGACAGACGGACATCATCTTAACGTCAATGTTTTAAACAAAGAGCAGCTGCTGGATGCAATGGCAAACCCGCACAAATATCCGAATCTTACAATAAGAGTTTCAGGTTACGCAGTAAATTTCAATAAATTAAATAAAGAACAGCAGAAAGAAGTAATAGAACGCACATTTCATAAAAGCATATGCGAGGGAAAGTTCACTCAATTGAAACATTAG
- a CDS encoding transposase — translation MEGMTVEVRKDGKRKWSKEQKINIVKEFESGVNVNELSRKYNIHANMIYQWKRRFESMGKEGLGQDGEVISKSMYVSALKKIEELERALGRKTLETDILKKSLEMKGLKLPEEK, via the coding sequence ATGGAAGGAATGACAGTTGAAGTAAGAAAAGATGGTAAAAGGAAATGGAGTAAGGAACAGAAGATAAATATAGTAAAGGAATTTGAGTCTGGAGTAAACGTAAATGAGCTCAGCCGGAAATACAACATCCATGCAAATATGATTTATCAATGGAAGAGGAGATTTGAGAGCATGGGAAAGGAAGGATTGGGACAAGATGGCGAAGTAATATCGAAAAGTATGTATGTATCCGCCTTAAAGAAGATAGAAGAATTAGAGCGAGCTTTAGGACGCAAGACGTTAGAGACAGATATCTTAAAAAAAAGTTTAGAAATGAAGGGGCTAAAGTTACCCGAGGAGAAATAA
- a CDS encoding IS3 family transposase produces the protein MRASFRTQDVRDRYLKKKFRNEGAKVTRGEIRVLAGIFNCSLRRVLITFNKTQRWYYYKARARDKTPKIKRPEVLEMIKKLVHLRPATYGYRRIHAILKLIGPRCNSKTVNRYMALNLWLSTNRQKRLRKGRIHEGVVSVAESNTRWSSDITVIKAWNGDKGRLAIVIDCADRQIIAYKWAKSITGNTLIEVVKEALKKRFGCENVPAKGNLEFLSDNGSEFIEKGFRKFLERAGLTVCNTPIRSPESNGISESFFKSLKRDYVYQSVIMSFDNITENVVKWIEDYNIRAPHSALGMIRPSKFYENWKAKPTKK, from the coding sequence ATTAGAGCGAGCTTTAGGACGCAAGACGTTAGAGACAGATATCTTAAAAAAAAGTTTAGAAATGAAGGGGCTAAAGTTACCCGAGGAGAAATAAGGGTATTAGCTGGCATATTCAATTGTTCTTTGAGAAGAGTATTAATTACATTTAATAAGACACAGCGATGGTATTACTACAAAGCCAGGGCAAGAGACAAAACACCAAAGATAAAACGGCCAGAAGTCTTAGAAATGATAAAAAAGTTAGTGCATTTAAGACCTGCGACATATGGTTATCGTAGGATACATGCGATTCTAAAGTTGATAGGACCGAGGTGCAATTCTAAGACAGTAAATCGGTATATGGCGTTGAACCTGTGGTTAAGCACGAACAGGCAAAAGCGTTTAAGGAAAGGCAGGATACATGAAGGCGTTGTATCGGTAGCTGAGTCAAATACTCGCTGGTCATCAGACATAACTGTAATAAAAGCGTGGAATGGTGATAAAGGGCGACTGGCAATAGTGATAGACTGTGCGGACAGGCAGATAATCGCATATAAATGGGCTAAAAGTATAACAGGTAATACTCTCATTGAAGTGGTAAAAGAAGCGTTAAAAAAAAGATTTGGCTGCGAGAATGTACCGGCAAAAGGTAATCTTGAGTTTTTAAGCGATAACGGTTCTGAGTTTATTGAAAAAGGATTCAGAAAATTTCTTGAAAGAGCAGGTCTTACGGTATGTAATACACCGATAAGAAGTCCCGAGAGTAATGGTATATCTGAGTCGTTTTTCAAAAGTCTAAAACGAGATTATGTGTATCAGAGTGTAATTATGAGTTTTGACAATATTACGGAAAATGTAGTAAAATGGATTGAGGATTACAATATCAGGGCGCCGCATAGTGCCTTGGGGATGATAAGGCCTTCGAAGTTTTATGAAAACTGGAAGGCTAAACCAACTAAAAAGTAG
- a CDS encoding ADP-ribosylglycohydrolase family protein, whose product MKEKYLYIENSDLKYEQEQVEDEGKDISSVISEFEELSKLNLDEDLSLQTRAQRLLDKTVNLPTKPGYKFLEPSDLEGIKKERPDGPRKIALKVNDKILFDKVLGAWLGRCSGCLLGKPVEHWLSPQMWKHLKDLNRYPLTDYFPSDKPIDHMPEDDDLNYTVTGICIIKEFGKDFTPENVARFWMTNMPILHTYSAERVTYKNLVNLIQPPQSAIFRNPYREWIGAQIRADFFGYYALGNPELAAEYAWRDASISHIKNGIYGEMWVAAMLAASAVESDIKKIIKIGLSEIPAKSRLSEGISDVMKWHEEGIDFEEAISRIHKRWDENNPHHWCHTISNAQVVVLGLLWGEGDFEKSICRAVQACFDTDCNGATVGSIVGMILGAKKLPKKWIEPLNDTLETGISGYNSVKISKIAKEGFQLYKNEF is encoded by the coding sequence ATGAAAGAGAAATATTTGTATATTGAGAATTCAGATTTGAAGTATGAGCAGGAGCAGGTGGAAGATGAAGGGAAAGATATTTCTTCTGTTATTTCTGAGTTTGAGGAGTTATCTAAACTCAATTTGGATGAAGATTTAAGTTTACAGACGAGAGCTCAACGATTATTGGACAAGACAGTAAATCTGCCAACCAAACCGGGTTATAAATTTTTGGAACCGTCTGACTTGGAAGGAATTAAAAAAGAAAGACCGGATGGTCCCCGAAAAATAGCTCTCAAAGTTAATGACAAAATATTATTTGATAAAGTGTTAGGGGCATGGTTGGGGCGTTGCAGCGGGTGTCTTTTGGGGAAGCCGGTAGAACATTGGCTTTCTCCCCAAATGTGGAAACATTTAAAAGACCTCAACAGGTATCCCTTAACGGATTATTTTCCTTCGGATAAACCGATAGACCATATGCCGGAAGATGATGATTTAAATTATACGGTAACCGGTATATGTATAATAAAAGAATTCGGAAAAGATTTTACACCTGAAAACGTAGCAAGATTTTGGATGACGAACATGCCTATTTTACATACATATTCAGCAGAACGGGTTACATATAAAAATTTAGTAAATCTTATCCAGCCACCGCAATCAGCTATATTTCGCAATCCATACCGTGAATGGATAGGTGCACAAATCCGTGCAGATTTTTTTGGTTATTATGCTTTAGGGAACCCGGAGTTAGCAGCTGAATATGCATGGCGTGATGCAAGTATAAGCCATATAAAGAATGGGATATACGGCGAGATGTGGGTAGCGGCCATGTTAGCGGCATCTGCAGTTGAAAGTGATATAAAGAAAATAATAAAGATTGGGTTGAGTGAGATACCTGCAAAGTCCCGTTTAAGTGAAGGTATTTCTGATGTTATGAAATGGCATGAAGAAGGTATTGATTTTGAAGAAGCTATTTCCCGTATTCATAAACGCTGGGATGAAAACAACCCGCATCACTGGTGTCATACAATCAGTAACGCTCAGGTAGTAGTGCTTGGTTTGTTGTGGGGCGAAGGCGACTTTGAAAAATCAATTTGCCGTGCTGTACAGGCATGTTTTGATACAGACTGTAACGGGGCGACAGTTGGTTCTATTGTTGGTATGATATTAGGGGCGAAGAAGTTACCAAAAAAGTGGATAGAGCCGTTAAACGATACACTTGAAACAGGAATATCCGGGTATAATAGTGTGAAAATTTCCAAAATAGCCAAAGAAGGTTTCCAATTATACAAAAATGAGTTCTAA
- a CDS encoding flavodoxin domain-containing protein, which translates to MKKIEIAKDIFWVGVVDWNVRNFHGYTYTTKRGSTYNAYLIIDKKIALVDTVLGSFSGDMIEKIKEIIDPAKIDYIIANHVETDHSGALPDIMKLAKNAKVVGTAKCKEGLYRHYYENWDFQVVKTGDTISLGSRTLKFLEAPMIHWPDSMFTYIPEEKLLLPNDAFGQHYATTERFDDEVDECSLMDEAAKYYANILIPYSPIILRKIDEVVKSGIEIKTIAPSHGIIWRKDPMKIVNAYVNWAKGLPLKKSVLIVYETMWNATEKMAKAILEGLKTGGAEAKLYNVSVSDRTEIMKEIFNSKGILVGSSTHDNNILPNIAGFLDFIKGLKIKNRIGASFGSFGWSGESVKIIENTLKESGIEVVLPPISAKYTPSEEDTKNCFEFGKTFAKKVME; encoded by the coding sequence ATGAAAAAAATTGAAATTGCTAAGGATATTTTTTGGGTTGGGGTTGTTGACTGGAACGTGCGTAATTTTCACGGTTATACTTATACTACGAAAAGAGGTTCAACTTATAACGCCTATTTGATTATTGATAAAAAAATTGCACTGGTTGATACTGTTTTAGGTTCTTTTTCAGGTGACATGATTGAGAAAATAAAAGAAATTATTGACCCTGCTAAAATTGACTATATTATCGCCAATCACGTTGAGACTGACCATTCCGGTGCTCTTCCTGATATAATGAAGTTAGCTAAAAATGCAAAAGTTGTTGGAACTGCTAAATGCAAAGAAGGACTTTACAGACATTATTACGAAAATTGGGATTTTCAGGTTGTTAAGACAGGAGATACTATATCGCTTGGCAGCAGGACATTAAAATTTTTGGAAGCACCTATGATTCACTGGCCTGATAGTATGTTTACTTATATCCCCGAAGAAAAACTCCTGCTCCCGAATGACGCTTTCGGGCAGCATTATGCGACAACCGAGAGATTTGACGATGAAGTAGATGAATGTTCGCTTATGGATGAGGCGGCAAAATATTATGCCAACATTTTAATACCATACAGTCCTATTATTCTTAGAAAAATAGATGAAGTTGTAAAAAGCGGTATTGAAATAAAAACAATTGCACCTTCACACGGGATTATCTGGCGTAAAGACCCGATGAAAATTGTAAATGCATATGTTAACTGGGCAAAAGGACTGCCTCTCAAGAAAAGTGTGTTAATTGTGTACGAAACAATGTGGAATGCTACTGAAAAAATGGCAAAAGCAATTTTAGAAGGATTAAAAACAGGCGGTGCAGAGGCAAAATTATACAATGTAAGTGTTTCCGACAGGACTGAAATTATGAAAGAGATTTTCAATTCTAAGGGAATACTCGTCGGTTCGTCAACCCACGACAATAACATACTTCCTAATATAGCAGGTTTTCTTGATTTTATAAAAGGACTTAAAATAAAAAACCGCATTGGCGCGTCTTTTGGTTCATTCGGTTGGAGCGGAGAATCAGTAAAAATTATTGAAAATACATTAAAAGAAAGCGGTATAGAAGTAGTCCTCCCTCCCATATCAGCAAAATATACACCCTCAGAAGAGGACACAAAAAACTGTTTTGAATTCGGAAAAACCTTCGCAAAAAAAGTAATGGAGTAA
- a CDS encoding response regulator, which produces MKKVFIVDDDRCLAEIIKEVLEETGYEVKIALSGDSAIKLLETARPDLVILDMRLTDIEGMVMLDLISEKYSEIHVIVYTAYEEYKKQQPSLNNRKFCNLLMKPLPLETIMSEVKCAIGEP; this is translated from the coding sequence ATGAAGAAAGTGTTTATAGTAGATGATGACAGGTGTTTAGCTGAAATAATCAAGGAAGTACTTGAAGAAACCGGTTATGAAGTTAAAATAGCACTATCAGGCGATAGTGCTATTAAATTATTAGAAACTGCAAGACCTGACTTAGTAATATTGGACATGAGATTGACCGATATTGAAGGAATGGTAATGTTAGATTTAATAAGTGAAAAGTATAGTGAAATCCACGTAATTGTTTACACAGCGTATGAAGAATATAAAAAACAACAGCCTTCCTTAAATAATAGAAAATTCTGCAATTTGTTAATGAAACCGCTTCCTCTTGAAACAATTATGTCAGAAGTAAAATGTGCAATCGGCGAACCATAG
- a CDS encoding PfkB family carbohydrate kinase, with translation MSSKNRNKLQVMVLGGLNTDIIGLGIKELLKPGELTLGGNFVVGPGGKSRNIAQMVAALLGKNKVAMVGKTSKDPFNLWRLPVDALIKAGVNTEFIKILKFDETRKYPGIALIPVNTKGQNQIYVLPGINDDFLAKDIDDAELLFTSVKKNNGILTMSLELPLKTAIYAIKKAKHFGIRVILDTGGISKDENYTELLAQEIFMIKPNEYETKILTGVEVKDFRTAGKAADCFNKKGINNILITHGKNGAYLFCGNIKQHIPVPNVKKAKLCDETGCGDQVTAALCAGISHGKDILEASRDAILAGTLQFHKVGIKPITFLPKYR, from the coding sequence ATGAGTTCTAAAAATCGAAATAAATTACAGGTTATGGTTTTGGGTGGGTTAAATACTGACATAATCGGTCTTGGCATCAAGGAACTTTTAAAACCAGGGGAATTAACACTTGGAGGTAATTTCGTAGTAGGTCCGGGAGGCAAATCAAGAAATATTGCCCAGATGGTTGCCGCCTTGCTCGGGAAAAATAAAGTTGCTATGGTAGGTAAAACCTCAAAAGATCCTTTCAATTTATGGCGGTTACCGGTAGATGCTCTTATAAAAGCTGGTGTAAATACCGAATTTATAAAAATATTAAAATTTGATGAGACCCGAAAATATCCCGGGATAGCGTTGATTCCTGTAAATACTAAAGGACAGAATCAGATTTATGTTTTACCCGGGATAAACGATGATTTTCTCGCAAAAGATATTGATGATGCTGAATTACTTTTTACTTCCGTAAAGAAAAATAACGGTATATTAACCATGTCTCTTGAATTGCCGCTAAAAACAGCAATATATGCAATTAAGAAAGCAAAACATTTCGGCATAAGGGTGATTCTTGATACCGGAGGAATAAGTAAAGACGAAAATTATACAGAATTACTGGCACAAGAGATTTTCATGATTAAGCCGAACGAATATGAAACCAAGATTTTAACCGGAGTTGAAGTCAAAGATTTCAGGACAGCGGGGAAAGCCGCTGATTGTTTTAATAAGAAAGGCATAAATAATATACTTATTACACATGGTAAAAATGGTGCTTATCTGTTTTGCGGGAATATTAAGCAACATATACCTGTTCCCAATGTAAAAAAAGCAAAATTATGTGACGAGACCGGATGTGGTGACCAGGTAACTGCAGCTCTGTGTGCAGGGATATCGCATGGCAAAGATATTTTAGAAGCAAGTAGAGATGCTATATTAGCAGGGACGCTGCAGTTTCATAAAGTAGGTATAAAACCTATTACATTTTTGCCTAAATACAGGTGA
- the pflA gene encoding pyruvate formate-lyase-activating protein produces MRGKVHSIETLGTLDGPGLRVILFMQGCNMRCGYCHNPDTWDLLSGTLSESSEIAGKLLQYKQYFGKKGGVTFSGGEPLVQPDFLLEILKILKEKNVNIAIDTNGFYLNDAVKKCLLYTDLVILDIKHWNETKHKKLTGKSLNNTIAFLKYLCKNNIPVWIRNVVIPSANDSDSDIIKLARLIKQTVKDSKIVKKIELLGYHTMGIGKWGKLKMKYPLKNIPEMNIDKLKRLKSIFDKEYNEPLKK; encoded by the coding sequence ATGCGAGGGAAAGTTCACTCAATTGAAACATTAGGAACGCTTGACGGTCCCGGCTTGAGAGTTATACTTTTCATGCAGGGTTGTAATATGCGTTGCGGGTACTGTCATAATCCGGATACCTGGGACTTGCTATCGGGAACGCTCTCTGAAAGCAGTGAAATAGCCGGTAAGTTGCTTCAATATAAGCAGTATTTTGGAAAGAAAGGCGGAGTGACTTTTTCGGGAGGAGAACCTTTAGTCCAACCCGATTTTTTGCTTGAAATACTGAAGATTTTAAAAGAGAAGAATGTAAATATTGCAATTGATACAAATGGTTTTTATCTCAATGATGCAGTAAAAAAATGTCTGCTTTATACCGATCTTGTAATACTTGATATAAAACACTGGAATGAAACGAAGCACAAAAAGCTTACAGGTAAATCCCTTAATAATACTATAGCATTTCTAAAATATCTTTGTAAAAATAATATTCCGGTCTGGATAAGAAATGTTGTTATCCCGTCTGCCAACGACAGTGATTCTGATATAATAAAACTGGCAAGGTTGATTAAACAAACCGTAAAAGACAGCAAAATAGTAAAAAAGATTGAACTTCTCGGGTATCATACAATGGGTATTGGAAAATGGGGAAAATTAAAAATGAAATACCCGCTCAAAAACATTCCTGAAATGAACATTGATAAACTAAAAAGATTGAAATCCATTTTTGACAAAGAATATAATGAACCGTTAAAAAAATAA
- a CDS encoding ATP-grasp domain-containing protein, with protein MKKLKIGFTYDAKADYNLLPTDSPDKYAEFDSEETISEIEKSLKSSGHEVERIGRISVLLEKIAQGKRWDIIFNIAEGIKGRNRESQVPTILELYDIPYSGSDALTMGLTLDKAVAKMIVSHYGVLTPKFLEIEKIEQLDEKEFHLKYPVIIKPSEEGTSKGISPESIARNFKDVVKRTKWLIEKYNQPALIEEFITGTEFTVAVIENNPPEVLPPVQITIKGKQYLGDDFYTHDRVINDDIRYVCPAEIPNKLNEKLKEVALNSYKALGIKDFGRIDFRVDENDTPYFLELNPLPNLGKIDVFPLIAKAIGITYEEIVCKVLSAALKRYRIE; from the coding sequence ATGAAGAAATTAAAAATTGGTTTTACATACGATGCTAAAGCAGATTATAATCTCCTGCCTACAGACTCACCGGATAAATACGCGGAATTTGATTCTGAAGAGACAATCTCTGAAATAGAAAAATCTTTAAAAAGTAGCGGTCATGAAGTTGAAAGAATAGGCAGGATATCCGTTCTGCTTGAAAAAATTGCACAAGGTAAAAGATGGGACATCATTTTTAATATCGCCGAAGGCATTAAAGGCAGAAACCGCGAATCACAAGTTCCTACCATTCTTGAACTTTATGATATTCCATATTCCGGCAGTGACGCTTTAACAATGGGGCTAACGCTTGATAAAGCAGTAGCTAAAATGATTGTTTCGCATTATGGAGTATTAACCCCGAAATTTCTGGAAATAGAAAAAATTGAACAGCTTGATGAAAAAGAATTCCATTTAAAGTATCCGGTTATAATAAAACCGTCAGAAGAGGGAACATCAAAGGGGATTTCACCGGAATCTATTGCCAGGAATTTTAAAGATGTTGTAAAAAGAACAAAATGGCTTATTGAAAAATACAACCAGCCTGCACTTATTGAAGAGTTTATAACAGGCACCGAATTTACGGTCGCCGTAATTGAAAATAACCCCCCGGAAGTTCTACCGCCTGTTCAGATAACAATAAAAGGAAAACAATATCTCGGCGACGATTTTTACACCCACGACCGTGTCATAAACGATGATATAAGGTATGTCTGTCCTGCCGAAATCCCAAATAAGCTTAACGAAAAATTAAAAGAGGTTGCATTAAATTCTTACAAAGCGCTCGGTATAAAAGATTTTGGAAGAATAGATTTCCGCGTTGATGAAAACGACACCCCGTATTTTTTAGAATTAAACCCGCTTCCCAACTTAGGAAAAATAGATGTTTTCCCGCTAATAGCCAAAGCCATCGGCATTACCTACGAAGAAATAGTCTGCAAAGTCCTTTCCGCCGCTTTAAAAAGGTATAGAATTGAGTAA